ATAGTTCTACCTTTTATATTTTCGCTGTTGCGGCTACAATAATTCATCCATTAATTTGATAACTTTTATTGTGAATATTTTTAACCGAATCGTATTGCCACAGATCCCGTAGGGGCACAGCACTGCCGTGCCCCTACTGCGTGGTCTATGGGACTTCCAAATAAAAAAACATCCAACTTTTATTGTGGAGTGGACTTAAGCCCGCCCGTAGACAAAGGTATTGCCACAGATCCCGTAGGGGCACGGCACTGCCGTGCCCTATTCAAGTTGAAGCCGCGCCAACGTTCAACCGAAATCTACCTACTTTGTATCAGTTTTAGCTTGTAATTTTATGTATGATTTTTTACACTAGATTAGTGATTATCTAATTTTAATTGTTATTTATGAAACAATATTCACTCCGCCATATAACAGTAGGAATGGCGACAAATTTTGCCATTACTTCACTTGTAGCACTTACCAGCACTGTATCTTTCACTCAACCCAGCCACGCACAAAGTAGGAACAAGTTTTTCTGTGGTAAGAACAAAGGGGTACCAACAACAATGGTTCGTACCTCACGGGGAAATGAACCGATGATTCGCTGGAAAATTAGGGATTTCAGCCGTTCGGGATATACACCGCAGAAACGTTGTCAGACTGTTTCTCAAAGGATTCAGCGCTACTACGACAATGGAGAAATTTACATTACTAGTAGAAGCAATTTCAAGGGTTATCCTGTGCTGTGTATTTCTAACAGCAAAGGCGGTTCTTGTTCTAGTGAGAACATTTTAGTTACCCTGAAGCCAGGAACTGATACAGG
The Gloeotrichia echinulata CP02 DNA segment above includes these coding regions:
- a CDS encoding COP23 domain-containing protein — its product is MKQYSLRHITVGMATNFAITSLVALTSTVSFTQPSHAQSRNKFFCGKNKGVPTTMVRTSRGNEPMIRWKIRDFSRSGYTPQKRCQTVSQRIQRYYDNGEIYITSRSNFKGYPVLCISNSKGGSCSSENILVTLKPGTDTGKVLQQIIDFRQGAADKPIELSGSEFVTYVDGEFYLDVKGLVDSTEANAGGDSNSKPVQPRF